In Candidatus Hydrogenedentota bacterium, the genomic window CGCTCCACATCCCGTTTGCCGCCGTGTTTCTCGATCAGGCGCGTCTCCCGGATGACCATGTCGTGGGAAAAGGCCTTGCACATGTCGTAAACCGTCAGCGCGGCCACCGTCGCGCCCGTCAGCGCCTCCATTTCAACGCCCGTCTTGTGGTGCGTCTTCACGCGGCACTCAATCACAATATCGTTCGCCCCGGAAACCGATATCTCCACCTTGCACCCTTCCAGCGGCAGCGGGTGGCACAGCGGGATCAGCGCGCTCGTCTGTTTCGCCGCCATCGTCCCCGCGATGATCGCCGTCTGGAACACCGGGCCCTTCTTCGTCTGGATCTCCCCGTCCGAAAGCGCCGCAATGACCTCGCCGGGCACGGTGATAATGCTGCGCGCCGCCGCGGTCCGCAGGGTCACCGCCTTCTCGCTCACATCCACGATGCCGGGGCGGTTCTGCTCGTCTACATGGGTAAACATTCAACCTCCTATGTGGTGCATTTCGACCTTGTCCCGCCCCGCGGTCTCTTCCGTTCGCTCCTCGGAATAGCGGTCGTCCCGGATCCGCCACACGCCCCGGAGCCAGTCCGCGATGTCCCGCTCGCCCGCGCCCGCGCGCAGCAGCGGCTTCAGCGGGTGGCCATGCCGCGCAAACAGGCACGTGTAGACGCTGCCGTCCGGGGCCAGCCGCAGCCGGGTGCAATCGCCGCAGAAGGGCTGCGTGACGGACGTGATAAAACCCACCTCCCCCTGCCCGTCCGCGTACCGGTAGCGGCGCGCCACCTCCCCGCGGATCGCCGGGGCCACCGGGACCAGCGGGTAGCGGGCGTGGATGGCGTCGCGCAACTCCGATGACGGAACGACCGTGTCCAGCCGCCATCCGTTGCGCGTGCCGGTGTCCATGAACTCGATAAACCGAATGGTGACGCCGGTCCCCCGGAAGTACGACGCCAGCGGCAACACCTGTTCTTCGTTCTCGCCGCGCTGGACCACGCAATTGACCTTGATCGTTTTGAAGCCCGCCGCGCGCGCCGCGCCAATCCCCGCAAGCACCTCTGCCGCCGCGATCGGGCGCCCGCTCATCCGGGCCAGCGTCGCGTCGTCGAGGCTGTCCAGGCTCACCGTCACCCGGTCCAGCCCCGCCGCGTGAAGCGGCGCCGCCAGCCGCGGCAGAAGCAACCCGTTTGTGGTCAGCGCCAGGTCCTCGACGCCCGGAATCGCGGACAGCATCCCCACCAGCACCGGAAGATCCTTGCGCAATAGCGGCTCGCCGCCCGTCACCCGGATCTTGCGCACCCCCAGCGAAACCGCCGCGCGCGCCACCCGCGCAATCTCTTCAAAAGTCAGCAGGTCGGCTCGCGTCAGAAACGCGTAGTCGCTGCCGAAACACTCCTCCGGCATGCAGTACGCACAGCGCAGGTTACACCGGTCCGTTACCGATATCCGCAAATCCCGCGCGGGACGGCCCAGCCGATCACGGGTTGCGGGCGCCTCGGGAGACGTGGCGTTCGGAAAGTTCATGACTAAACCTTGTCGTTCGCGGCGGGACGGTCAAAAAGCGCGCCGGCCCGGGGCAATAAAGATGTATTTCAAATACACTATATCACCCTGAACCTCGATATTGCCAGCCGCCTGCGCCGCTATTTCAAATGGAGCCACGGGCGCCACCCTCAAGCTCCGCGGCTCCGCCGCGAAGGCTTGTGGGTGCGGGACTTCCGTGGAGCGCCAACGGTCCGTGGCGGCATTTCATTCCCAATGGGTGACGTAACGCGTCATGACTCCTGCTTCTCCCAATTATGACAGCCGCGCCCGGACTTGACAAGCGCCCGGCCCGTGCATAGGGTGAAGGGGTCTAATGGAATGCGAGGGCCCCGATATGTGCTGTTTGACGCGGAATCCGGGAAACCCGCCCGCCCCCGCCCGTGCGGGGCGCGCGGCGATGGGGCGCCTCGTGTGGACCGGTATGTTGACCCTGGCGGGCCTGTTCGCGCCCGCGGCCCGAAGTGGGGATATGGAAATGGACGCACAGACGGCATTCGCGCCGGTAATCGCCGACCTGGAACACGCGCTGCAAGGCCTCGCGGACGTCCCGGGCATGACCCGGCGCGTTCTCGACGGCGCCCCGCCGCACCTGCTGCTCTTCGTCGAAGGAACGCCCGGCCCGGCGCCGGATCACGCCGCGCTACAGACCCTCCGCGCGGTCGCGGGCAACCATGGCTTCGCCCTGGAACACCAGGCGGCGGTGCTGGACGACGGCGCGCCGCTCTTTGGCTGCATCCTCTTCCGCCCGGAACCGGATCTGACCCTGCACTGGGAAACCCATCCCTTTGAACAGGTTCCGTCCGAGGAGGGCCTGTGGATCGCGCCCATCGCCTGCCTGGCGGATGTCCAGTCCATCGAGGGCGACGGCAATCGCGCGGCCCTTATCCTCGCCCCGGACGCCGCGCACCAAATCGACCGCCTCTCGGAGGCCCATGGCCACCGCCGGTACCGCATCCGGATCAACGGTGAAATCGCGGGGGCCGCGCGCACGTGGATCCCCGGACTCCGCCGCATTCCCGATATCCCAGGAACCGCCGCGACCCTGGCGCCGCTGCACGAACGCGCCCAGGCCCGCGCCCGGGCGCGCGCGCAACTCATCGCGGAAATGGGATTGGACGCCGCCGCCGCATGGAACGCCCCCGAAACAGCCCCACATTATCGCGAACCAATCTTCGCGTGGGCCCTGGGCACGCCGGCAAGCGAAATTGTGGCCCCGGAGTTGCCGTGGCGATCCGCAACGCCGGGCGCGCCCCCGCGCTGGGCGCGTCTCCAGCCGGGCGAGGCCGCCGCGCCCGTCCCCGGCCATTGGCGCTTCGACCCGGGCCCGCCCGCGTCGCTCATTGCCGTGTCCGCCGCCGCGCCCGCCGAGGAAGCATCCGAGGCGCAATTCCACACGCTGCTGCGGCAGCACCTGGACCAGCGCCTCGCCCTGGTGGTGCGGGGCGCGGTCGTTGCGGAATTCCCGGTAGCCGTCGCACGCCCGGCGGCCATCCCGCTGGAAGGCCTGGACGGCGGCGGCGCGGATCAGCTCGCGGCGGTGTGGCGCCGCGCCCACGATCCCGCAGAGCCCGCCCTGGCGGATGCCGGGCAGCCCGACACCCCCGATCTCTTCCAGGTGCGCCTCATGGCGGAACCACAGGATCGCCGGCTCGTGCCGGTGACCCATTACTCCGCGCCGGGATCCCCGAGTGGCACCGTCGTGGCCGTACTGAACGACATCGTCGTCGATGGCCGTTCCGTAACCGGCGCACGCGTCGAGGAAGAGGGCGGCGCGGTATATCTTCGCGTCCTGCTCGACGCCCCGGGCCAGGACGCCTTGGACGGGGCCTGCTTCTCCAACATGGGCAAGCAACTCGCCATCGTCTTCGACGGGCGCCTCCTCTCCGCGCCGACCATCCGAGACTGGGATCGGGCCGAGCTCCGCTTCAAGGGCCTGGACGAGGACTGGCCGGCCATCGCGCGCCAGCTCGCGGCCTATCTCGGCGAAGCCCCGGCGGCCCGGCCGGGCGCGTGACCCGGCGGAATCCGGCTTACGGCTCCAGCCGCAGGATCGTGCCCGCGATGTGCTTGGTCCCGTTGTCCACGTTGAAGTAGTAGCACACCAGCACCCGCCCGTCCGCCATCAGGGTCGCCCACGGGTAGCCCAGGTCGCTTCCGCCGCCATCCTCGCGCAGCACGATCTCGGCCGACTCCTTGTAGTCCGTGCATTCCGGGTTCAGAATCCGCGCGCGGATGCCCATCGGCTTGTGCCGGTACCCGTACACCAGCAGCACGCGCCCGTCGGGCAGGCGCAGCGGGTAGTGCGGGTGCCCCTGGAACCCCGCATCCTCCCACGTGAAAGACTGTCCCCCATCCGTCGATCGCGCGACGACCGTGTGGTCGTTGAACTTCGCCGTGCGGATAAAGGTCACCAGATCGCCCTTCGGCGTCTCGTAGATCGACGCCTCGTTGAACACCACCTCCGGATCCTGCGCGATCGGCGCGCGGTAGTCCCATGTGAGCCCGCCATCGTCCGACGTCAGCAGGTGGTTCTCCGTACGCGGTCCCGCCTCCTCGAACACATGCCGCGCCACGGCCCAGAAAACGCGCCCGCTCTTCCCCTGGTACATGCCGCCCCGGTTGTACGCCGTCTCCGGTTGGTTGAACGCAATCCGGGTGTCGTTGTCCGGCAATACGGGCGGAATGATCAGGTCCGACCACGCGTGCCCGCCGTCGGTCGATCGCACGAGGTAGCCGCCCATGAACAAAAAGCCCGCCGCGTTGGGAACGTTCCCCCACGCCTTCCAGGAATCGTCACGCGGCAGCGCCCATCCGTAACTCGCGCAGAGAATGCTGTTGTCCGCAAGCTGGATCAGACACGGGTCCTGCGATCCGCCGAACGGGTGCGCCAGGATCAGCGCCGGATCCGCCGTCCACGTCTCCGCGTTGTCCGTGGACCGCACTTGCACCAGGTAACTGTTCGGATCGACGTGGTTCGTGCTCTTCTCCCCGAACAGCGCCCGGTTCGGCGCGCGCCGGAACGCCACGATCAGCTCACCGTCCGGTCGCCGCACCACGGACGGAAACGCGCTGTGGAAGCGGTCATCGCTGTAGATGATGATGTCCTTTTCCTTAACCAGCTTCGCGGCCCCGGCATGGGCCATCGGGCTGAGGGCGGCGACAAGCGAAAGGGCGGCAATCACGATCTTCATGGGCGGACTCCTTGGCGGGGCAAAAGGTTGTTATGACCAATCGTTGTTGTTATAACCAATTATAGGACGCGCCCGCCCCGATTGCAACCGCACCTTGAACGCAAAGCGTGTATCCGCAATACTCCGTTTATCGTGACATTTTGGCCGTCTGAAGTAGCGCCAGATATTTTTTGTCATGCCGCGATATTACGACGAGAGTGCGCAAGGCTGGGAGCGCAGGCGTCCCCGCCTGCTATGCACCGGAGGTGCATGGGGAGTTTGCAATACCAGCACGTTTGATCGGGGAAATGATCGGACCCGGCCTACGGTCGCTTATCAGATTCGCGCCTTCGGTCCGGTCCGGTGCGGGCGGGCCGCCCGCGCTCCCATTGGTCCGCACCTCCGTCGCGGCGCGGATATGTGTCGTCGAGATCTCAAGCTAACTTCACTCGGCCAAAGTGTTACTCTTTATCAAATGAATCTCGCGATAGTAAGCGCATGCCGGGAGGAATGCCCCATTCCCATGAACGAAAACCCCGAAATACCCACCTGGATCATGACCCTTATCGCCCTGGGCTTCTTCGGCGGGCTGGCCGCGTTCGCGTTCTGGCTGAAAGAGCGCCGGCGCACCGGGTTTGAGGCGCTGGCGAGGCGCTTCGACCTGGAATACCACGAAGACGGCGCGCATGCCGTGCCGCTGCCGCCGGAATTCATCGCGGAAATCACCCGCGGATTCGTGGTGGATGCGCGCGCCGGCGAGGCCCTTGCGGGCGAAATCGATGGTGTGCCAATTGCCGTCTGCGAACTGCGCCGCCTCCGGGCAAGTTCGGGCGGAAGCGAACGCGCCCACTACAGCGCCTCCATGGCCTGGGCGCAACTCCCCGATCTTCTGCCGAACTTCTCGATAACCCCACGCACACGTTGGCGCCGCCTGCTCGGCCCGCGCGACGCGGCGGAAATCGGATTTGACGGGCCGGTCGCCTTCACCCGGCGCTACGCGGTGTCGGGACCCGACCCCGACGCGATCCGCGCGCTGTTCACGGCGCCCGTACGCGAATTCCTCGCGAACCATCCCGGCCGCCGCATCCATTCCTACGGTTCCGAAATCATCGGCTATCGCCCGCCGCGCATGCTGCGCTGGTCCGCCTTCCGCCCCGCAACCGCCGAACAGATGCTTCACGAGTGGACCGCGTTCCTCCGGCGCCTCCGCGGGAGCGGAACGCCATGACCCACGATAGGTGGTGGCCAGTACCGGACCCGGCGAAATACCGGGACGCTGCAATCCCCCACTGTGATTCCTGGGGAAACTCTGATAGTATGCGTGCGAATCCTGTTATCGGAGACGAACGCATATGAATACCGTCACAGTTTCCCAAGAATTCCAGATCGTGATCCCCAGCGAGATCTGTCTGCAAGCCGGGATCCAACCGGGCCAGAAGCTCGAAGTCTTTCGCGTTGGCGACGTCATCGAGCTCGCCCCGGTCAAGTCCCTGAAATCGTTGCGTGGCAGCTTGCCTGGCCTGGACACCAACGTTGAACGGGAAGATGATACGGTATAAATCTCGTTGACTCCTGTGGCTGGCTGGAGTACTTCGCGGATGGGCCCAATGCCGGTTTTTTCGCACCGGCTCTGGAAGCGGAAGAATCATCGCTACTTGTGCCTACCCTGTGTATGTATGAGGTTTTCAAGAATATCCTGATTCAATTCGGACGGGAACAGGCTGTAGAGAAAGTAGCTGCCATGCGACAAGGCATAATTGTACCTCTGGATGACAAGCTTGCGTTGGACGCCGCGCTATTGAGTCACGAATTGAGACTACCGATGGCGGATAGTGTCATGCTGGCGACGGCACGGGCCTATCGGGCGCTGGTTTGGACGCAAGATTCCCACTTTGAAGGCCTGGACGGAGTTCGCTATCAGGCGAAAACAACATCCTGAATGGTTCGTCCATGTCGAGAAGCATCCTCAAGCTTTCAGGACCCATTCTCGCCGCCCTCATGCGCCCCAATCCCCCTTCCTGACCCCGCCCCGCTATAGCTGCCAGCCCGAGAACTGGCGGCGCACCAGCAAATACAGGAACACCGGCCCGCCAATCAGCGTGGTAATGATCCCGATCGGCGTCTCGCCCGGGAGAATGCGCCGCGCAATGATGTCGCAGGCGCAGAGGAAGGCCCCGCCGGCCACGATGCTCAGCGGCATTACGTAGCGGTGGCTCGGACCCGCGATCAGGCGCACGCCGTGGGGGATGATCAGCCCGACAAAGCCAATCGGCCCGACTTCGGACACGATCACCGCCGTGATCAGCGATCCCACCACGAAGGTGGTGATCTGCAGCCGCGAAACGTTAACCCCGCGACCGGCGGCGAGCGCGGTGCCGAACGCGAACTGGTCGTAGCGCGCCGCCTGCAACAGGAGAACGACGGCGCACGGGATCACCCCGGCGGCCAACAGGATCACGGGCTGATACCCCAGCACATCCACGCCGCCCATCAGCCAGCGGTCCATGTTCACGAGCCGATCGGGCCGCGCGATGAATCGGCTGAACAGAATACCAGCGTTTGCCAGCATGCCCAGCGTGACGCCCGCCAGCAAGAGCACCGCCGGCGAGGTGCGGATGTGCCGCGCGGCGAGCAGGTACACGAGAAACACATCCAGCCCCGCAAAAAGGAACGCCATGACCTGCTTGCTGGCGAGCACATTGATCACCGGCAGGTCCGCCGTAACATCGGCGAGTAGAAACGCGATCCACGCGCCCAGGGCCCCCGCGCTGGCGACCCCGAGCGTGTAGGGCGTGGCCAGGGGATTTCGCAAGAGCGCCTGAAACGCGCACCCGGCCAGGGCGAGCCCCGCCCCCGCGATAAACGCGGCCAGCGTGCGGGGGACACGGTGCCGCAGCAGCACGGAAAGCGTCGGGGCCTCGTTCAGCGGTGTGCCCGCCCGCAACTCCGCCCACGCCTGGCCCAGGTCAAGGGTCTCTGTGCCCACGAAAACGCTCGACGCAAAGATCACCGCGCACGCGGCGAACGCCAGGGCGGCAGCTGCAAGAATGCGCGGGCGCTTCACCGTCCCACCTCCAACAACGGCACGGTCACGAACGGCCCCCCCGATTCGGGGTGCGACCCCACCGCCAGCGGGCTGCCGTAGGCCTGGGTCAGCAGCTCCGCCGTCAGCACGTCCTGCGGAGCCCCCGCGGCGGCCAGCGTGTGATCCTGGCCGATGAGCAGTAGCCGATCACAGAACTGCGCCGCCAGGTTAATGTCATGCGTCACCACGACCACACCCAGCCCGCCCGCCGCGAGATCGCGCAGCTGCCGGAAAAACGCCACCTCGTGCGGGAGATCCAGCGCGGACATCGGCTCGTCCAGCAGCAGCAGGCGCGGCTCCTGCGCGAGCACGCTCGCCAGCACCGCCCGTTGCCGTTCCCCGCCGGAAAGCGACAGAAAATCGCGGTCCGCGAGCGCGACCGTCTCGGTCTGTTCGAGGCACGCCTCCACCACGGCGTGATCGGGCGGCCCCAGAATGCCGAAGGGCCCCAGGTGCGGATAGCGCCCGAGGGCCACCACCTCGCGCACGGACAGGCTGAACGCGGGTTGCACGCTCTGCGGCATGTAGCCCACCAGCCGGGCGCGCGCCCGCGCGCTGAATTCGGAAAGCGGACGCCCGTCCAGCAGCACGGCGCCCTCGTCCGGATTGAGCAGCCCGCACAACAATTGCAGCAACGTGCTCTTCCCCGCGCCGTTGGGGCCGATGATTCCAGCGACTTCGCCGCCGCGTAATTCCACGCTGACATCCATCAGCACCGGGGAACCCGGAGCGTAGCCGAAGGACACGCGATCTGCCGCCAGAACATGGCTCATTCGGGCAGTTCCGCTTTGAAGTGCAGCCGGCGCGCGACGATCCGGGCCACTTCGGCGATCCGCGGGCCGGGGCGCATCGCATGGGAATCCGTGACGTAGTAAATCGATCCATTGCGCACCGCCGGCACCGTATCCAGAAATCGCCAGTCGTTGTAAAGCGCCTGCTGCTGGTTCCGCGTCAGCGTCTTGCCCGCCTGTATCTCCAGGATCGCGTCGGGCGCCTTCATGACCACCGTTTCCTTCGACGCCTCCAGGTACGCCTGCGGCGCATCGCCGTAGATGTTGTCGCCGCCCGCCACCGCCACTATCTCGGAAATGAAGGACGCGCTGCCCACGGTTTGCAGGTTGGATAGATCGCCCCGCTCGCGTCCGAGCACAATCAACACGCTGCGGCGTTCAAACGGCGAAACCGCCTGCTGAATAGCGTCCAGATCCGATTCGATGCGCGCCCGCAATGCCGTCGCCTCCCGTTCGCGCCCCAGCGCCGCGCCTATGGTCTCGATCCCCCCGAATATCGTCTCGAAGCTGTCCATGTGGACGTTGACCACCGTGATCCCCTGCATTTCGGCGAATCGCGTCACCTGTTCATGACGACCCGGAACAAAAATCATCGCGGGAGAGCGCATGGCGATGCGCTCGAGATCGGGATCGATATAGCCCCCGAGCGCGGGAAGCGCCCGGACCTCGGGCGGGTAATCGTCAAACTCGCTCCGGCCGATCAGTTGCCGTCCCTCGCCCAACGCGTAGATCGTCTCGGTGAGGTTGGGCGCGAGCGACACGATTCCCGATCCGCCCTGACCCCCGTCACAGCCGCATACGGCGCAAACGGCCACCAGGGGAAGGAGACGGCGGACGCAACGGCAAAGGAACGGCATAAATCCAATCTTTCGGCTCAACAAATCTGTTAAAAGGGCGTTTTTGATGGATTCTGCGCGGCCTTGATCCCGTGTTGCAAGTTTTCCGAGCCCGCTCCACACAAATACCGCCCCTATGGCCCCGGCTCCAGGTATTGCAGCAGGGCATACAGCCCCACGACCGTCTTCCCGTCCTCGAAGCCATTCGCGCGCAGTGTGTCGCGCACCTCCTCCAGCGGCATCTCCACGATCTCGATGCGCTCCTCGTAGTCGAGATTCTGCCCGACGTGCGCCAGGTCCACGGCCAGGTAGATGTGAATAAGCTCCGAACAGTAGCCCACCGACGCATACACCGCACCCGCCGGTATCAAACGTCCCGCGCGATAGCCGGTTTCCTCCTCCAGTTCACGCATGCCGCAAAGCGCGGGATCCTCGCCACCTTCGCGCTTGCCCGCCGGCATTTCGAGGACATATTTCCCGATTGCGATGCGAAACTGCCGCACGAACAGCACCGAATGCCCCGTGAACGGAATGATCCCCACCCCCCCGGGATGCTCGATGACCTCGCGCCGCGCCACCGTGCCGTCGTCGAGCACGACCTCGCCCGCGCGCACGCGAAACACGTCGCCGTCGTAGATAACCTCATTTCGGGTCCATTCTTCCATGAAGAGAGCTTTCTGAAGGTTGCTTGCCGCAGCGCGACGGCATTATACGCGCGCGCCGGACGGCCTATCCAGCCGGATGTGGCGCGGGGGGCGCGGTCTGGACTACCATAACGCCGTTTCGAGCCCATACCAACCGTGAGGATACGCCATGATACGCCGGATCGCCCTGATTGCCGCCCTTTGCCTGTTGCCGCACCTCACAACCGCGCGCGCGGACGAGACTCCGTACGTCCAGCACGAAAACCTGGTCTTCGCGGAAGTCCACGGGACCGGCCTGCTCGCCGATGTGTTCACGCCGCTCCCCTCGGAAACGCCGCGGCCCGGCGACGGCCTGGCCATCGTCGACGTGGCGAGCGGCGCCTTCCATTCCGATCGCGGCAAGATCAACGACCACAAGCGGGCGCGCATGTTCGACATCTATTGCGGAGCCGGCTACACGGTCTTCGCGATCCGCCCCGGCTCCATCACGAAGTACTCCGGCGAGGAGATGAACGCCCACGTGAAAATCGGCATCCGCTGGGTCAAGAGCCAGGCCGAAAAATACGGCGTCAACCCCGACCGGCTCGGCATTACCGGCGCGTCGGCCGGTGGCTATCTCGCCACCATGGCCGCCGTGACGCCAGAGGACGCGACCGGCAACGGGCCGCTGGGACAGTACGACACCCGCGTCCGCGCGGCCGCGGTCTTTTTCCCGCCCACGGACTTCACCCGGGTGGAGTGGGCCAGCGGGCGCGGCGGGCGCCTGGAACGCTTCTTCTTCAGCGATGGATTCGGCGATCGCTCGAAGGAAGAAATTGCCGAAAAGGTGAAGGAACTCTCCCCGGCGCACCGCGTCGGCGACAGCGTCCCGCCGATGCTCTTCATCCACGGCGACGCGGACGAGGTGGTCAAGCTGGAGCAATCGGAAATCATGGTGGACGCGCTGACGGCGAAAGGCCACGAAGTGGAATTGATCGTGAAGGAAGGCGGCGCGCACCCCTGGCCGACAATCTACGAGGAAGTCGCCGTTATGTGCGCCTGGTTCAACCAATCCCTGCGCCGGGACTGACCCGCCCCCAGGAACGCAGATATTCCTGAGAATGCGCCGAAGGCGCAAATGTAGGATAGCCGTCCCGGCTGTCCACCGCGCCGGAAGGCGCGACAAGATCGCGCAACGCCAGGGCTGCGCCGTGTCAGTCCTTCGTGTCTTCAATGCCCCGCAGGCGCTTGTACCAGTCGGGCGCGGCCTTCATGAAGATGCGCTGCTGCTCCACCAGCCCGCTGGTGAGCCGGGGCGGGCCGTCGTAGTGATCGGCGAGCGAAAGCAGTGCGTCGACCTCCTTCCAATCGTAGGGCTTCCCCCGAAGCTCCTCCCGCCGGATCTGTTCCAGAAGCCGTCCCGTCTCCGCCCACTGGCGCACCAGCTGCCGCTGCTCTTCCTCGCTGGGACGTTTCATGATTCGGCTCCAAGCAACGCCTTGACGCGAAGGATGGTGTCGCGATCCTCCCGCATCTCGCACAGGGGCGTCAACTGGCCGATGATATACTTCGCGTCGAGGGTGCACTGCCGCGCGACAATGCCCTCCACGTCAAGCCAGTCGCGCGCGCGGCCCGCGAAGGCCTTCATGATGAGCAGGTCTTCCGCGGTGCAGCAGCGCAGCGTGTACTTCGGCGCAAAAGGCGCGGTCACGGCCCGCGCCACCATCGCTTCCTCAAACGGCAACGCGCCAAGGGCGATATCCACCGGGTAGCCCTGCGCCGATCGCAGC contains:
- a CDS encoding ABC transporter ATP-binding protein; its protein translation is MSHVLAADRVSFGYAPGSPVLMDVSVELRGGEVAGIIGPNGAGKSTLLQLLCGLLNPDEGAVLLDGRPLSEFSARARARLVGYMPQSVQPAFSLSVREVVALGRYPHLGPFGILGPPDHAVVEACLEQTETVALADRDFLSLSGGERQRAVLASVLAQEPRLLLLDEPMSALDLPHEVAFFRQLRDLAAGGLGVVVVTHDINLAAQFCDRLLLIGQDHTLAAAGAPQDVLTAELLTQAYGSPLAVGSHPESGGPFVTVPLLEVGR
- a CDS encoding AbrB/MazE/SpoVT family DNA-binding domain-containing protein; its protein translation is MNTVTVSQEFQIVIPSEICLQAGIQPGQKLEVFRVGDVIELAPVKSLKSLRGSLPGLDTNVEREDDTV
- a CDS encoding prolyl oligopeptidase family serine peptidase; translation: MIRRIALIAALCLLPHLTTARADETPYVQHENLVFAEVHGTGLLADVFTPLPSETPRPGDGLAIVDVASGAFHSDRGKINDHKRARMFDIYCGAGYTVFAIRPGSITKYSGEEMNAHVKIGIRWVKSQAEKYGVNPDRLGITGASAGGYLATMAAVTPEDATGNGPLGQYDTRVRAAAVFFPPTDFTRVEWASGRGGRLERFFFSDGFGDRSKEEIAEKVKELSPAHRVGDSVPPMLFIHGDADEVVKLEQSEIMVDALTAKGHEVELIVKEGGAHPWPTIYEEVAVMCAWFNQSLRRD
- a CDS encoding exo-alpha-sialidase, with the protein product MKIVIAALSLVAALSPMAHAGAAKLVKEKDIIIYSDDRFHSAFPSVVRRPDGELIVAFRRAPNRALFGEKSTNHVDPNSYLVQVRSTDNAETWTADPALILAHPFGGSQDPCLIQLADNSILCASYGWALPRDDSWKAWGNVPNAAGFLFMGGYLVRSTDGGHAWSDLIIPPVLPDNDTRIAFNQPETAYNRGGMYQGKSGRVFWAVARHVFEEAGPRTENHLLTSDDGGLTWDYRAPIAQDPEVVFNEASIYETPKGDLVTFIRTAKFNDHTVVARSTDGGQSFTWEDAGFQGHPHYPLRLPDGRVLLVYGYRHKPMGIRARILNPECTDYKESAEIVLREDGGGSDLGYPWATLMADGRVLVCYYFNVDNGTKHIAGTILRLEP
- the moaA gene encoding GTP 3',8-cyclase MoaA — encoded protein: MNFPNATSPEAPATRDRLGRPARDLRISVTDRCNLRCAYCMPEECFGSDYAFLTRADLLTFEEIARVARAAVSLGVRKIRVTGGEPLLRKDLPVLVGMLSAIPGVEDLALTTNGLLLPRLAAPLHAAGLDRVTVSLDSLDDATLARMSGRPIAAAEVLAGIGAARAAGFKTIKVNCVVQRGENEEQVLPLASYFRGTGVTIRFIEFMDTGTRNGWRLDTVVPSSELRDAIHARYPLVPVAPAIRGEVARRYRYADGQGEVGFITSVTQPFCGDCTRLRLAPDGSVYTCLFARHGHPLKPLLRAGAGERDIADWLRGVWRIRDDRYSEERTEETAGRDKVEMHHIGG
- the moaC gene encoding cyclic pyranopterin monophosphate synthase MoaC, coding for MFTHVDEQNRPGIVDVSEKAVTLRTAAARSIITVPGEVIAALSDGEIQTKKGPVFQTAIIAGTMAAKQTSALIPLCHPLPLEGCKVEISVSGANDIVIECRVKTHHKTGVEMEALTGATVAALTVYDMCKAFSHDMVIRETRLIEKHGGKRDVERAP
- a CDS encoding iron ABC transporter permease, which produces MKRPRILAAAALAFAACAVIFASSVFVGTETLDLGQAWAELRAGTPLNEAPTLSVLLRHRVPRTLAAFIAGAGLALAGCAFQALLRNPLATPYTLGVASAGALGAWIAFLLADVTADLPVINVLASKQVMAFLFAGLDVFLVYLLAARHIRTSPAVLLLAGVTLGMLANAGILFSRFIARPDRLVNMDRWLMGGVDVLGYQPVILLAAGVIPCAVVLLLQAARYDQFAFGTALAAGRGVNVSRLQITTFVVGSLITAVIVSEVGPIGFVGLIIPHGVRLIAGPSHRYVMPLSIVAGGAFLCACDIIARRILPGETPIGIITTLIGGPVFLYLLVRRQFSGWQL
- a CDS encoding NUDIX hydrolase; translation: MEEWTRNEVIYDGDVFRVRAGEVVLDDGTVARREVIEHPGGVGIIPFTGHSVLFVRQFRIAIGKYVLEMPAGKREGGEDPALCGMRELEEETGYRAGRLIPAGAVYASVGYCSELIHIYLAVDLAHVGQNLDYEERIEIVEMPLEEVRDTLRANGFEDGKTVVGLYALLQYLEPGP
- a CDS encoding ABC transporter substrate-binding protein; translated protein: MSLAPNLTETIYALGEGRQLIGRSEFDDYPPEVRALPALGGYIDPDLERIAMRSPAMIFVPGRHEQVTRFAEMQGITVVNVHMDSFETIFGGIETIGAALGREREATALRARIESDLDAIQQAVSPFERRSVLIVLGRERGDLSNLQTVGSASFISEIVAVAGGDNIYGDAPQAYLEASKETVVMKAPDAILEIQAGKTLTRNQQQALYNDWRFLDTVPAVRNGSIYYVTDSHAMRPGPRIAEVARIVARRLHFKAELPE
- a CDS encoding type II toxin-antitoxin system VapC family toxin; this translates as MNLVDSCGWLEYFADGPNAGFFAPALEAEESSLLVPTLCMYEVFKNILIQFGREQAVEKVAAMRQGIIVPLDDKLALDAALLSHELRLPMADSVMLATARAYRALVWTQDSHFEGLDGVRYQAKTTS